In Thermothelomyces thermophilus ATCC 42464 chromosome 4, complete sequence, a single genomic region encodes these proteins:
- a CDS encoding glycoside hydrolase family 72 protein (CAZy_ID 270083), which yields MLSTANSPKAPSLKAAVRDLHAFRGARSYRHIPLAYSAANVPPLLLLTAEYLTCTGGSGSGSGSSATIDLLGLNIFEATPCASSTWTALRAARRRSSPSPSSSPRSAATCASRPGSSRVRRKGEGGGVRRSMIRGRKTTSSAPRRRCWGPDVREHLLGRQRVLITSGPSTPRASSAGWSTSVRGGGGGQHRRRRRRDADARGRVRRVPVLFPDRPPPACPTRDQAEGWLVDADEPLPTIDGLVIGTVTVEETITGTGGSPLGSFLFCRNTRGKPRVSQLGALTRSFATTSKDARVDRPPWRQQLLQCRQQRQQRQQHASNKLRTPKERRD from the exons ATGTTGAGCACTGCGAACTCCCCAAAAG CGCCCTCCCTCAAGGCGGCGGTACGGGACCTGCACGCCTTCCGCGGCGCGAGGAGTTACCGGCACATCCCGCTCGCCTACTCGGCCGCCAACGTCCCTCCTCTGCTGCTTCTCACCGCAGAGTACCTCACCTGcaccggcggcagcggcagcggcagcggcagcagcgcgaCCATCGACTTGCTGGGGCTCAACATCTTCGAGGCCACGCCGTGCGCGTCATCCACCTGGACCGCCCTGCGCGCAGCTCGGCGCCGGTCCTCTCCGTCCCCGTCGTCGTCTCCGAGATCGGCTGCCACGTGCGCATCGAGACCGGGCAGCAGCAGGGTTCGGAGGAaaggagagggggggggggtgagGAGGAGCATGATAAGAGGGAGGAAAACAACCAGTTCCGCGCCGCGGCGACGGTGCTGGGGCCCGGACGTGCGGGAACATCTTCTCGGGCGTCAGCGTGTATTAATTACGAGTGGACCAAGCACGCCGAGAGCGAGTTCGGCGGGGTGGAGTACCTCCGTacgcggcggaggcggcggccaacaccgacgacggcgacgacgtgACGCCGACGCCCGCGGCCGAGTACGCCGCGTCCCTGTCCTCTTCCCAGACCGCCCTCCGCCCGCCTGCCCGACGCGGGACCAGGCCGAGGGGTGGCTCGTCGACGCGGACGAGCCGCTGCCGACGATCGACGGGCTGGTGATTGGCACCGTGACGGTCGAGGAGACGATTACCGGCACCGGCGGGAGCCCTCTTGGTTCTTTTCTGTTTTGTAGAAACACCCGTGGCAAACCACGTGTCAGTCAATTGGGGGCGCTCACTCGAAGTTTTGCAACAACATCGAAGGATGCACGAGTGGATCGACCACCTTGGCGGCAACAACTATTACAATGCcgacaacaacgacaacaacgacaacaacacgCTTCTAATAAATTACGTACACCAAAAGAGAGAAGGGATTGA
- a CDS encoding epimerase/hydratase has translation MAVPEQKVIFILGGGPRIGHAVAKKFLSQGYKVAIGRRNTEKTELDGVLPVYVDVTQPETIEEAFREVESKLGVPSTVVYNAAALTFPPDNDPFGVDPADFSRDLAINVDGAYAALHHATRLARRRNVSPLAFIATGNVTPFKAHPLAVTLGPGKSALAHLISLGTSAYDAKEFRFYFASQVTDDGGPVPYPEVSGEAHGEAYWRLVNGERAEWDVRFTAAPDSSPKFA, from the exons ATGGCAGTGCCCGAACAGAAGGTGATCTTCATCCTCGGTGGCGGACCACGCATTGGTCATGCCGTGGCCAAGAAGTTCTTGAGCCAAGGGTACAAAGTTGCCATCGGCAGACGCAACACTGAGAAGACGGAACTGGACGGTGTCTTGCCTGTTTACGTCGATGTTACACAGCCGGAGACGATCGAGGAAGCATTCCGCGAGGTCGAGTCAAAGCTAGGAGTTCCAAGCACCGTGGTATACAATG CTGCCGCACTTACCTTCCCCCCCGACAACGACCCGTTCGGCGTGGATCCGGCGGACTTCAGTCGCGATCTCGCGATCAACGTGGACGGCGCGTATGCCGCTCTCCACCATGCGACTCGCCTCGCCCGGCGCCGCAACGTCTCCCCTCTTGCTTTCATCGCAACGGGCAACGTCACTCCCTTCAAGGCGCACCCGCTCGCAGTGACCCTCGGCCCCGGCAAGTCCGCGCTGGCGCATCTCATCTCGCTCGGGACGAGTGCCTACGACGCGAAGGAGTTCAG GTTTTACTTCGCTTCCCAGGTTACCGATGACGGTGGCCCGGTCCCGTATCCGGAGGTGAGCGGCGAGGCGCATGGAGAGGCCTATTGGAGGCTGGTGAATGGGGAGAGAGCTGAGTGGGATGTGAGGTTTACTGCAGCCCCTGACAGCTCTCCAAAGTTCGCCTGA